From one Triticum aestivum cultivar Chinese Spring chromosome 4B, IWGSC CS RefSeq v2.1, whole genome shotgun sequence genomic stretch:
- the LOC123090451 gene encoding uncharacterized protein, with the protein MDAGARSPNKQKSDTGRIDDLSGPLSLSTRASANSLSAPIRSSGGYVGSLGVKPRVEIKGRFSVTSENVDLAKVQEIPVFKISPKPQESNSHHRKEFRDSSVSASILIPHLENLVQQTTFQQDIITNLMSNLQQNEKPNGPQTRDQTMVGDTAVETGSAERERKLLAKRKREKNSSSKKLCRRKDTQFLSIRTGIGKPSRLDEEHTLTGAKGTTNEPFNGGAFTLEVLAHARKGVSGGAASGNRRR; encoded by the exons AT GGATGCAGGAGCTCGGTCACCTAATAAACAAAAGAGTGACACGGGAAGAATCGATGATCTTAGTGGTCCGCTTTCACTTTCAACTCGTGCTTCTGCAAATAGTCTGTCTGCCCCTATTCGGTCTTCTGGAG GATATGTGGGCTCCTTGGGAGTCAAGCCTAGGGTGGAAATAAAAGGCCGATTTTCCGTAACATCCGAAAATGTGGATCTGGCGAAG GTTCAGGAAATTCCAGTGTTCAAAATTTCACCTAAACCACAGGAG TCTAATAGTCATCATCGGAAGGAATTCCGTGACAGCTCAGTATCTGCATCAATTCTGATTCCCCATCTTGAAAACCTTGTACAGCAGACCACATTTCAGCAA GATATCATCACGAACCTAATGAGTAACTTGCAACAGAATGAGAAACCCAATG GGCCGCAGACTAGAGATCAGACTATGGTGGGTGATACAGCG GTTGAAACGGGCAGTGCTGAGAGAGAACGGAAACTACTTGCTAAA AGAAAGAGGGAAAAGAACTCCTCGTCAAAAAAGTTGTGCCGCCGCAAGGACACGCAGTTCCTCTCAATCCGGACGGGCATCGGCAAGCCGAGCCGTTTGGACGAAGAACACACCCTCACCGGGGCAAAGGGCACCACCAACGAGCCGTTTAACGGCGGCGCGTTCACCCTAGAGGTGCTCGCGCACGCCCGCAAAGGGGTCAGCGGGGGCGCCGCATCTGGAAACCGCCGTCGCTAG